Proteins from a genomic interval of Alteromonas macleodii ATCC 27126:
- a CDS encoding sodium/sugar symporter — translation MKLASIDITLFVVYVVALVGIAWWVSREKQGHQKDTNDYFLAGSSLPWWAIGASLIAANISAEQIIGMSGSGYQLGLAIASYEWMAAITLLIVGKFFLPIFLKHKIYTMPQFLEQRYDHRVRKVMAIFWLGVYVFVNLTAVLWLGALAINTIAGVDMVYGMMFLGLFSLTYSLYGGLKAVALTDIIQVVLLVIGGLFLSYTALNLISDGNGAIQGFVDLTNKLPEKFDMILSEDNPHYMDLPGISVLIGGMWIMNLSYWGFNQYIIQRTLAAKSVQEAQKGIAFAAFLKLLMPLIVVLPGIAAVLIVPDLAKPDQAYPSLMTLMPVGLKGIIFAALVAAIVSSLASMTNSVSTIFTMDLYKDKRPNESQQHYVKVGRIVSLVALIIAMVVAKPLLGNFDQAFQYIQEFTGFFTPGICALFVLGMFWKKTTANGGLLAALGSFVLSIAFRQFWPELPFIDRVGLVFLLCIALAVVVSLLEKKGVSENAVDLNEVQFKTTSGFNVASIAVVILTAAFYITWW, via the coding sequence ATGAAATTAGCATCAATAGATATCACGTTGTTCGTGGTATACGTCGTCGCGCTTGTCGGAATTGCGTGGTGGGTTTCTCGCGAAAAGCAGGGTCATCAAAAAGACACAAATGATTACTTTCTAGCGGGCTCAAGCTTGCCATGGTGGGCAATTGGCGCATCACTCATCGCTGCCAATATTTCTGCCGAACAAATCATCGGCATGTCGGGGTCAGGTTACCAGTTGGGGCTTGCCATTGCGTCTTATGAGTGGATGGCCGCCATTACGCTGCTTATTGTCGGCAAGTTCTTCTTACCTATCTTTCTTAAGCATAAAATTTACACCATGCCTCAATTTCTTGAGCAGCGATATGATCATCGCGTGCGCAAGGTAATGGCAATATTCTGGCTAGGTGTTTATGTTTTTGTAAACCTAACGGCTGTGCTGTGGTTAGGTGCATTGGCCATCAATACCATCGCGGGTGTTGATATGGTTTACGGCATGATGTTCTTAGGTCTTTTCTCGTTAACCTATTCACTTTACGGCGGCTTGAAAGCGGTAGCACTCACCGACATTATTCAAGTCGTGTTGTTGGTTATTGGTGGCTTGTTCCTGTCGTATACGGCGTTAAACCTAATCAGCGACGGCAATGGTGCCATCCAAGGTTTTGTTGACCTTACTAACAAGCTCCCTGAGAAATTCGACATGATTTTGTCAGAAGACAACCCGCACTATATGGACTTGCCGGGCATTTCTGTATTGATTGGCGGTATGTGGATCATGAACCTGTCGTATTGGGGCTTTAACCAGTACATCATTCAGCGCACGTTGGCGGCAAAGAGCGTTCAAGAAGCGCAAAAAGGTATTGCGTTTGCGGCTTTCCTAAAACTGCTAATGCCGCTAATTGTGGTATTGCCAGGGATTGCAGCAGTGCTAATTGTGCCAGACTTAGCTAAACCGGACCAAGCATACCCAAGCCTAATGACGCTGATGCCTGTTGGCCTTAAAGGTATTATCTTCGCAGCCTTGGTGGCGGCGATTGTGTCCTCGCTAGCGTCGATGACAAATAGCGTTTCTACTATTTTTACCATGGACCTTTATAAAGATAAGCGTCCAAACGAGTCGCAGCAGCATTATGTGAAAGTGGGTCGTATCGTAAGCTTGGTCGCGCTTATCATTGCTATGGTGGTGGCCAAGCCGCTGTTGGGTAATTTTGATCAAGCATTCCAGTATATCCAGGAATTCACGGGCTTCTTTACACCAGGTATCTGCGCATTGTTCGTTTTAGGTATGTTCTGGAAGAAAACCACAGCAAACGGTGGTCTGTTGGCCGCATTAGGCTCATTTGTTTTAAGCATTGCGTTTAGACAGTTCTGGCCTGAACTGCCGTTTATTGACCGTGTTGGACTTGTCTTCCTGCTTTGTATTGCTTTAGCTGTGGTTGTTTCTTTGCTAGAGAAAAAAGGTGTCAGTGAAAACGCTGTCGACCTAAACGAAGTGCAGTTCAAAACCACAAGCGGATTTAATGTAGCATCTATCGCTGTAGTTATCCTTACAGCGGCGTTTTACATTACGTGGTGGTAG
- a CDS encoding single-stranded DNA-binding protein, which translates to MATKGVNKVILVGNLGNDPEVRYMPNGNAVANLSLATSESWKDQQGQVQERTEWHRLTMYRRLAEIAGEYLKKGSQIYVEGKLQTRKWQDQQGQDKYTTEIIVDQMQMLGGRGGEGGGGNGGYQRPQNNQGGYNQAPAQGGYNQAPQQGGGQQGGYNSNQGGGYNQAPQGGNQGQPKNPPMAEPDFDFDDDIPF; encoded by the coding sequence ATGGCAACGAAAGGCGTTAATAAGGTTATTCTTGTTGGAAACCTTGGCAATGATCCTGAAGTTAGATACATGCCTAACGGAAACGCCGTTGCGAACTTAAGCCTAGCAACTAGCGAAAGCTGGAAAGACCAACAGGGTCAGGTTCAAGAGCGCACTGAGTGGCACCGCCTTACAATGTACCGTCGCTTAGCAGAAATTGCCGGAGAGTACCTGAAAAAGGGCTCGCAAATTTATGTTGAAGGTAAATTGCAGACGCGTAAGTGGCAAGATCAACAAGGCCAAGATAAATACACCACTGAAATTATCGTAGACCAAATGCAAATGCTTGGCGGTCGCGGCGGTGAAGGCGGTGGCGGTAACGGTGGTTACCAACGTCCTCAGAACAACCAAGGTGGTTACAACCAGGCGCCAGCACAAGGCGGTTATAACCAAGCGCCACAGCAAGGTGGTGGCCAGCAGGGCGGCTACAACTCAAACCAAGGTGGCGGCTACAATCAAGCGCCTCAAGGTGGCAATCAAGGTCAGCCAAAGAACCCACCAATGGCTGAGCCAGATTTTGACTTCGACGATGACATTCCGTTTTAA
- a CDS encoding alpha/beta hydrolase family protein, which yields MNLPVNNEKITQIMKTLSLLFGGAVLASATAAISPSVSAAQTLYKPFPADVMPSLSDKGNYDVGVKTIEAAYPVKVKDIAGNEVERSLTLEVWYPAASSAQKATYINETRSGQVFEVQADASRDAPIAAADTDFPVIVISHGYTGYRTLMFYLGEHLASHGYVVAAIDHTDSTNKDVNFAENPYSGFPSTLLNRSRDQVLTLNSISENTFFKESVDASKAGVIGYSMGGYGAVSTVGGCYAFNDQTAATFTGTQDPKTAALIKEALNTCAGGKASSEEALPAWKAALALAPWGGQHQLFDVQSLNNIKVPVLYVAGDNDDISGYDGIKWLFDNTGSKESKLLTIKNARHNVAPHPAPKEAYGSEFDLGSYIEPAWEVQKLNAINEHFALALMNCHVKGLKDDCEYLNVSGSSAQVPVDGKKPEPWKGFDDRWALGLEMQSK from the coding sequence ATGAATTTGCCTGTTAATAACGAGAAAATTACCCAAATTATGAAAACGTTATCCCTACTTTTTGGCGGTGCTGTTCTGGCTTCAGCGACCGCGGCCATATCTCCTTCGGTATCAGCTGCTCAAACGCTTTATAAGCCGTTTCCAGCCGACGTAATGCCATCGTTAAGTGACAAAGGTAACTATGATGTTGGCGTAAAGACAATCGAAGCGGCTTATCCTGTTAAAGTAAAAGACATTGCTGGTAATGAAGTCGAGCGATCACTTACTTTGGAGGTTTGGTATCCTGCAGCAAGCTCGGCTCAAAAGGCCACGTACATTAATGAAACAAGAAGTGGTCAGGTGTTTGAGGTACAAGCTGATGCAAGCCGTGATGCGCCTATAGCCGCTGCTGACACTGATTTTCCGGTAATAGTTATCTCTCATGGTTATACCGGTTACCGCACCCTTATGTTTTATTTAGGCGAACACCTTGCGTCTCACGGTTATGTAGTAGCGGCAATCGACCACACAGATTCCACAAACAAAGATGTTAATTTTGCAGAAAATCCGTATTCAGGTTTTCCAAGTACGTTATTAAATCGTTCACGAGACCAAGTTCTTACATTGAACAGCATCAGCGAAAATACCTTTTTTAAAGAGAGTGTGGATGCAAGCAAAGCGGGAGTGATTGGCTATTCAATGGGGGGCTACGGCGCAGTTAGCACGGTAGGAGGATGCTATGCTTTTAACGACCAAACCGCCGCAACCTTCACTGGTACACAAGATCCTAAAACGGCGGCGTTAATTAAAGAAGCGCTTAACACCTGCGCAGGTGGCAAGGCCAGTAGCGAAGAAGCATTACCAGCCTGGAAAGCGGCGCTAGCACTTGCGCCATGGGGCGGGCAACATCAGCTATTTGATGTGCAATCGCTAAACAATATTAAAGTTCCTGTTCTTTATGTTGCTGGGGATAACGACGATATTTCTGGCTACGACGGTATAAAGTGGTTATTCGATAATACCGGCAGTAAAGAATCTAAGTTACTAACCATCAAGAATGCACGCCACAATGTTGCACCTCACCCTGCACCTAAAGAAGCTTATGGCAGTGAATTTGATTTGGGAAGTTACATTGAGCCAGCATGGGAAGTGCAAAAGCTTAATGCCATTAACGAGCATTTTGCGCTTGCGCTTATGAACTGCCATGTGAAAGGTTTAAAAGATGATTGTGAATACCTGAACGTGAGTGGCAGTAGTGCCCAAGTACCCGTAGATGGCAAAAAGCCAGAGCCTTGGAAAGGGTTTGACGATCGCTGGGCGTTAGGCTTGGAGATGCAAAGCAAGTAA
- a CDS encoding alpha-galactosidase, with amino-acid sequence MSSLTSFVRLSNEKATLIFDCQGRMPKVIYYGAPLSDSTTPEMLSVLNTRQEAKCAPVIEPPITLVPTHGDGWTGQPGLEVSGDADQWSAGFSLTEINEDAQSVAFVSEDARRGMRLITTVELDNKTSVVKYVSRLENSGETPLNLGYLNAASLPLPTSVSKIKTFEGRWSAEFQTKDHDLFFGSYVRENRRGKTSHDTFPGLIAFPQGTGELNGECYGYHLGASANHKLRAELMADGRSYVQFGELLFPGEVVLNAGESYTSPVLYTGYGCEGFSSLSQQFHNFIRSNVLNHSAESKPRPVHYNTWEGIYFDHNEDELKALADKVAPLGIERFVLDDGWFKGRRNDKAGLGDWFVDEAIYPEGLDGLIDHVTGLGMEFGIWFEPEMVNPDSDLYRAHPEWALQTEDNPHVPFRNQYVLDLTNPEVVEYLYKVITDVLKAYPKISYIKWDMNRDVNHPGNLHGKPAMHGQMAALYSLIDRVKAAKPGIEIESCCSGGGRVDLGILPHTDRFWTSDSNDALDRLYIQRGCSYFFPAEVMGAHVGPRDCHITGRHLPIEIRSAVALFGHMGIEMDPRELTDHEQSVLTDAISLYKKYRHITHGGDLFRMDDDGMNVKFGYVSKDKQEGIFAYNSVLETVRTTPNRFYFAGLDANKQYTIERVWPEKLKEYTPSILQQTDGQVFSGEVLMKYGMQLPVLFPQTALIYTVKAV; translated from the coding sequence ATGTCGTCACTCACATCATTCGTTCGTTTGTCGAACGAGAAAGCCACATTAATATTCGACTGCCAGGGTCGTATGCCCAAAGTCATTTACTATGGTGCGCCGTTAAGTGACAGTACAACACCAGAAATGCTGAGCGTTTTAAACACCCGTCAAGAAGCCAAATGCGCACCCGTAATTGAACCGCCGATTACGTTGGTACCGACTCACGGTGACGGCTGGACGGGTCAGCCAGGTCTTGAAGTGTCGGGCGATGCCGACCAGTGGTCAGCAGGCTTTAGCCTGACCGAAATAAATGAAGATGCACAGTCTGTTGCTTTCGTAAGCGAAGACGCTCGCCGCGGTATGCGTCTTATCACAACTGTTGAGCTCGATAACAAAACGAGCGTAGTAAAATACGTTTCTCGTCTCGAAAACAGTGGCGAAACACCGCTCAATTTAGGCTATTTGAATGCCGCTAGCCTGCCCTTGCCTACGTCCGTAAGCAAAATTAAAACATTTGAAGGCCGCTGGTCAGCAGAGTTTCAAACCAAAGATCACGACCTCTTCTTTGGAAGTTATGTACGTGAAAATCGCCGAGGCAAAACATCTCACGACACCTTCCCTGGCCTGATTGCATTTCCTCAAGGCACGGGTGAACTTAACGGTGAGTGCTATGGTTATCACCTTGGCGCTTCTGCAAACCACAAGCTTCGCGCTGAGCTAATGGCTGATGGCAGAAGCTATGTGCAGTTTGGTGAGTTATTATTTCCAGGTGAAGTGGTACTTAACGCTGGCGAAAGCTATACATCCCCCGTGCTTTACACAGGCTATGGCTGTGAAGGTTTCTCTTCGCTATCACAACAGTTCCATAACTTCATTCGCAGCAACGTGCTAAACCACAGTGCTGAATCGAAGCCTCGCCCGGTGCACTACAACACCTGGGAAGGTATTTATTTCGATCATAACGAAGATGAACTTAAAGCCTTAGCCGATAAAGTTGCACCCTTGGGCATTGAGCGCTTTGTGTTAGATGATGGTTGGTTTAAAGGGCGCAGAAACGACAAGGCTGGGCTTGGCGACTGGTTTGTTGATGAAGCTATCTACCCTGAAGGACTAGACGGGCTCATTGACCATGTTACTGGCCTTGGCATGGAATTCGGTATTTGGTTTGAGCCAGAGATGGTAAACCCCGACAGTGACCTGTACCGCGCACATCCTGAGTGGGCGCTGCAAACCGAGGATAACCCCCACGTCCCTTTCAGAAATCAGTACGTATTGGATTTAACCAACCCCGAAGTGGTTGAGTACCTTTACAAAGTGATTACTGATGTATTGAAGGCGTACCCCAAAATCAGCTACATCAAATGGGACATGAACCGCGACGTAAACCACCCCGGCAACCTTCACGGTAAACCTGCGATGCATGGTCAAATGGCTGCGCTTTACAGCTTAATAGACCGCGTCAAGGCAGCTAAGCCAGGCATTGAGATAGAAAGCTGTTGTTCAGGCGGCGGCCGTGTAGATTTAGGTATTTTGCCACACACAGATCGTTTCTGGACGTCGGATTCTAACGACGCACTAGACCGTTTGTATATTCAGCGTGGTTGTTCTTATTTCTTCCCGGCTGAAGTAATGGGCGCACACGTTGGCCCGCGCGACTGCCATATAACGGGTAGACACTTACCTATTGAGATTCGTTCGGCAGTAGCCTTGTTTGGCCATATGGGTATAGAGATGGACCCACGTGAACTTACTGACCACGAGCAAAGCGTGCTTACTGATGCTATTTCACTTTACAAAAAGTATCGTCATATCACCCACGGCGGCGATCTATTCCGCATGGACGATGACGGCATGAACGTAAAATTTGGTTATGTATCTAAAGACAAGCAAGAAGGTATTTTTGCATATAACAGCGTTTTGGAAACTGTTCGCACTACGCCAAACCGCTTCTACTTTGCAGGTCTTGATGCTAATAAACAATACACCATTGAGCGTGTATGGCCTGAAAAGCTAAAAGAATACACCCCGTCTATTTTGCAACAAACTGATGGCCAAGTATTCTCAGGTGAAGTATTGATGAAATACGGCATGCAGCTGCCGGTATTGTTCCCGCAAACTGCACTAATTTATACCGTTAAAGCGGTATAG
- a CDS encoding SLC5 family protein: protein MSGSLTQLVVFIFITALIGLLTYLKCRGHGHSKANENKEYFLAGGGLTWIYVAGSITLTNLSTDQLVGMNGNQMALLAWWEFAAVAGLIILARVFLPIYYHYQCTTTTELLEMRYNNKHIRALIGLLFFLGSSLIFMPAVIYTGSLFMINMFNVDIPLMYVATAFALIGAFYAIFGGLRAVAVSDTYSGVLLLTMAIVVVVLALFAIDFDFSGIPAERLTLIGDNDSPLPWHTLLTGMVFIQTFYWSTNQVITQRAMAAPNLKEAQKGVYAAAIIRFIVVPTIIVVPGIISYKLYGDINDAAYGTLVGDVLPSWLSGVFAAALAAAVLTTYNSNLNSATALYVCDIHEAYFQKKPNVARLSGFVTAALTIVSLVMVPVYAQAESIINLLQQLFGLLSMPILSIFIVGLLFNNVNANAGIAAVVFGVGLYAFFSFVHAPFGLHYIHLMLVTLVCCIALALVLNRVVFKQKAEWRGRLIESEEAHG from the coding sequence CGAAAACAAAGAATATTTCTTAGCTGGCGGCGGACTAACATGGATATACGTCGCGGGCTCAATAACGTTAACTAATTTAAGTACCGATCAACTTGTAGGGATGAACGGTAACCAAATGGCACTGCTTGCGTGGTGGGAATTTGCCGCAGTGGCGGGCCTTATCATTCTCGCGCGAGTTTTTCTTCCCATCTATTATCATTATCAGTGCACCACAACCACCGAATTGCTGGAAATGCGCTATAACAACAAGCATATAAGAGCACTAATAGGTCTTCTTTTCTTCCTAGGTAGCAGCCTTATTTTCATGCCTGCCGTAATCTACACCGGCTCGCTTTTCATGATTAACATGTTCAATGTAGACATTCCACTTATGTATGTTGCCACCGCTTTTGCATTGATTGGTGCCTTCTACGCTATCTTTGGTGGGCTTCGCGCGGTTGCAGTTTCAGATACCTATTCTGGCGTATTGCTTTTGACTATGGCGATTGTTGTTGTCGTTCTTGCACTATTCGCAATCGATTTTGATTTCTCGGGCATACCTGCCGAACGCTTAACCCTAATTGGCGATAATGATTCACCTCTACCATGGCACACGTTATTAACCGGTATGGTGTTTATCCAGACTTTCTACTGGAGTACGAATCAGGTAATCACCCAGCGCGCCATGGCTGCACCTAATTTAAAGGAAGCACAGAAAGGCGTATACGCTGCAGCGATCATCCGCTTTATCGTTGTTCCTACCATTATCGTAGTTCCAGGTATCATTTCGTATAAGCTGTACGGCGATATCAACGATGCCGCTTACGGTACGTTGGTAGGTGATGTTTTACCTAGCTGGCTATCAGGTGTATTTGCAGCGGCCCTCGCTGCCGCAGTACTCACTACTTACAACAGTAACCTCAACTCTGCGACTGCACTTTATGTTTGCGATATACACGAGGCGTATTTTCAGAAGAAGCCAAACGTTGCACGCTTAAGCGGCTTTGTGACCGCGGCGCTTACTATTGTATCGCTAGTTATGGTTCCTGTGTACGCGCAAGCAGAAAGCATCATCAACTTGCTTCAACAACTTTTCGGGTTGTTAAGTATGCCTATTCTTTCCATCTTTATTGTTGGATTACTATTTAATAACGTAAACGCCAACGCGGGAATAGCGGCAGTTGTCTTTGGTGTGGGTCTATACGCTTTCTTTAGCTTTGTGCACGCTCCTTTCGGCCTGCACTACATTCACCTGATGTTGGTCACATTGGTTTGCTGTATTGCCCTCGCCCTTGTCTTAAATCGGGTTGTATTTAAGCAAAAGGCAGAATGGCGTGGTCGTTTGATAGAGAGCGAAGAAGCACACGGCTAA